Proteins encoded in a region of the Uloborus diversus isolate 005 chromosome 1, Udiv.v.3.1, whole genome shotgun sequence genome:
- the LOC129222438 gene encoding uncharacterized protein LOC129222438, whose product MEPVPETDYAKSEAYYIPHFPVLRESSTTTKLRVVFDASSKSSSGYSLNNLLMVGPRVQLELYPILLRFRTFPVAVCADVEKMFRQIRVHPEDVDWQRILWRSNLEEPVKEYRLLTVTYGTASAPFLSTRTIHQLALDEKDSYPLASNATLNHFYVDDLLSDASSEEEASELVKQLKTMMAKGGFNHRKWKSNNTNLIKEFLDEEETANLETEVKVLGIQWCPKADYFSFSIESVKQKLEYSKREILSEISRVFDPLGLLSPCVVCMKVFLQELWKYKLSWD is encoded by the coding sequence ATGGAACCTGTTCCCGAAACTGATTATGCAAAGAGTGAAGCATATTACATTCCTCATTTTCCAGTTTTGAGAGAGTCTAGTACAACAACGAAATTGAGGGTGGTGTTTGATGCATCGTCCAAATCATCATCAGGATACTCCCTAAATAATCTATTGATGGTGGGCCCACGCGTGCAGTTGGAATTGTATCCCATTCTACTTCGATTCAGAACATTTCCAGTTGCAGTCTGTGCCGATGTGGAGAAAATGTTTCGACAAATAAGGGTACATCCTGAAGACGTAGATTGGCAGAGAATTTTGTGGAGAAGTAATTTAGAAGAACCGGTAAAAGAATACAGATTGCTCACGGTAACGTATGGAACTGCAAGTGCGCCATTTCTCTCCACGAGAACAATACATCAGCTTGCCTTAGACGAGAAGGATAGCTATCCCCTTGCTTCAAACGCTACATTGAATCATTTTTACGTTGATGACCTTTTAAGTGATGCGTCATCGGAAGAAGAAGCATCTGAGCTTGTGAAGCAGTTAAAGACTATGATGGCAAAGGGAGGATTTAATCATCGTAAGTGGAAATCTAATAATACCAACTTGATTAAAGAATTCCTAGATGAAGAAGAGACTGCAAACTTAGAAACTGAAGTTAAGGTTCTTGGTATCCAGTGGTGTCCAAAAGctgattattttagttttagcatTGAGTCTGTGAAACAAAAGCTAGAATACTCCAAGAGGGAAATATTGTCTGAGATTTCCCGTGTATTTGATCCTTTGGGATTGCTTTCTCCTTGTGTAGTGTGTATGAAAGTGTTTCTTCAAGAATTGTGGAAGTATAAGCTTTCTTGGGATTAA